GAACGCGACATTGAGCTGATAAAAGGGCTCAGAGCAGACCTGCGTGAGGCTGGTGAGAGCAATATCGGTATAAATTTGCAGCAGTAAGACACGAAAACGTGATTTAACTTCTGAATTGTCGTACCTGAAGGCTTCCCTTCCGCCCCCCGTCTGGTCTACATTTGGAGGGCGAAAAAAAGTGGCTATCGGTGCGTGTATGCAGGAGAGTGCTTTTCTGGCATTTCCGTCGCACTCGATGCTTAGCAAGCGATAAACACATTGTAAGGATAACTTATGAATAAGACTCAACTGATTGATGTAATTGCAGACAAAGCAGAACTGTCCAAAACCCAGGCTAAAGCTGCTCTGGAATCCACTCTGGCTGCTATTACTGAGTCTCTGAAAGAAGGCGATGCTGTACAACTGGTTGGTTTCGGTACCTTCAAAGTGAACCACCGTGCTGAGCGCACTGGCCGCAACCCGCAGACCGGTAAAGAAATCAAAATCGCCGCAGCTAACGTACCGGCGTTTGTTTCTGGTAAAGCACTGAAAGACGCAGTTAAGTAAGACCGCGTGGCTGTGAACAGTTTTAATGAAGGGGCGGTTTCGCCCCTTTCGTCTGTCTGGCGTCGCATGTTGACGTTAGCAGGCGTACTGTTGCTGACGGCCTGTAGCCATAACACTTCTCTTCCGCCGTTTACGGCCAGCGGCTTTGCTGACAACCAGGGCGCGGTGCGTATCTGGCGTAAAGATGCCGCAGATGGCGTCCATTTGCTTTCGGTATTTAGCCCGTGGCGTAATGGCAGTACCACAACCAGCGAGTACCGCTGGCAGGGTGATACCCTTTCACTGATAGAACTCAATATTTTTGGCGAACCGCCGGAACATATCCGCGTGCGTTTTGACGATCGGGGCGAGCTGAGTTTTATGCAGCGCGAAGTCGATGGTCAAAAACAACAGTTGTCGA
The DNA window shown above is from Citrobacter farmeri and carries:
- the hupA gene encoding nucleoid-associated protein HU-alpha, with translation MNKTQLIDVIADKAELSKTQAKAALESTLAAITESLKEGDAVQLVGFGTFKVNHRAERTGRNPQTGKEIKIAAANVPAFVSGKALKDAVK
- a CDS encoding DUF1481 domain-containing protein, with amino-acid sequence MNSFNEGAVSPLSSVWRRMLTLAGVLLLTACSHNTSLPPFTASGFADNQGAVRIWRKDAADGVHLLSVFSPWRNGSTTTSEYRWQGDTLSLIELNIFGEPPEHIRVRFDDRGELSFMQREVDGQKQQLSNDQIELYRYRAEQIRQTSDALRQGRVVLRQGRWHAAEHAVTTCEGETMKPDLDARAMSHIERRQSRSSVDVSVAWLEAPEGSQLLLVANSDFCHWQPKEKTF